In the genome of Triticum urartu cultivar G1812 chromosome 5, Tu2.1, whole genome shotgun sequence, one region contains:
- the LOC125509552 gene encoding probable LRR receptor-like serine/threonine-protein kinase At1g67720, whose product MVAPLSRVLAALLVIGLHVHAAHALSGYQINCGARGERVAGNVTWVPDGPFVRAGNAAAVPSPPPGMPPMLASLRYFPDASARKHCYVLPAQRKATYLVRTTYYYGGFDGGEVPPVFDQIIEGTRWSEVDTAADYARGRATYFEAVVRATGRQVSVCLARNAATAPTSSPFISALEVVPLDDSVYNATDFSSYALSTIARHSFGHHGDTLSQPGDEFNRYWEPYSDGAPVVESQGSVAPAAFWNKPPEDVFRRGVTARRGDTLELQWPPAPLPKASYYLALYFQDNRTPSPLSWRVFDVAVNGQAFFAGLNVSTAGSMLYGAAWPLSGQTKITLTPAPGSPVGPVINAAEVMMVVPLGGRTHPRDVIGMEGLARGFANPPSDWSGDPCLPVGNSWTGVSCSQGALARVTALNLTNFSVGGSISDHIANLTAISSVWLAGNNLTGQIPIMSSLHHLASLHLEDNHLTGPIPPLLGDLPRLQELFVQNNNLQGNIPIGLNRTSITFKYTPGNNLNQQ is encoded by the exons ATGGTCGCCCCGCTCTCCCGAGTCCTCGCCGCCCTCCTCGTCATCGGCCTCCATGTCCACGCCGCCCACGCTCTCTCAG GGTACCAGATAAACTGCGGCGCGCGCGGCGAGCGCGTGGCCGGCAACGTGACATGGGTCCCGGACGGGCCGTTCGTGCGCGCCGGCAACGCCGCCGCCGTCCCGTCCCCGCCGCCCGGGATGCCGCCGATGCTCGCGTCGCTCCGCTACTTCCCGGACGCGTCCGCCAGGAAGCACTGCTACGTGCTCCCCGCGCAGAGGAAGGCCACGTACCTGGTCCGCACCACGTACTACTACGGCGGGTTCGACGGCGGCGAGGTACCGCCCGTGTTCGACCAGATCATCGAGGGCACGCGGTGGAGCGAGGTCGACACGGCGGCCGACTACGCCCGCGGCCGCGCCACCTACTTCGAGGCCGTCGTGCGCGCCACTGGCCGGCAGGTCAGCGTCTGCCTGGCCAGGAACGCGGCCACCGCGCCCACGTCCAGCCCCTTCATCTCCGCGCTCGAGGTGGTGCCGCTGGACGACTCGGTGTACAACGCCACTGACTTCTCCTCCTACGCCCTCAGCACCATCGCGCGCCACAGCTTCGGCCACCACGGCGACACCCTCAG CCAGCCAGGGGATGAGTTCAACCGGTACTGGGAGCCGTACAGCGACGGCGCCCCGGTGGTGGAGAGCCAGGGGAGCGTGGCGCCGGCGGCGTTCTGGAACAAGCCACCGGAGGACGTGTTCCGGCGAGGGGTGACGGCCAGACGCGGGGACACCCTCGAGCTGCAGTGGCCGCCGGCGCCGCTGCCCAAGGCCAGCTACTACCTGGCGCTCTACTTCCAGGACAACCGGACGCCAAGCCCCCTGAGCTGGAGAGTCTTCGACGTCGCGGTCAACGGGCAGGCCTTCTTCGCCGGCCTGAATGTCTCGACGGCGGGATCAATGCTGTACGGCGCCGCATGGCCGCTGTCCGGGCAGACCAAGATCACGCTGACGCCCGCCCCGGGGTCGCCGGTCGGGCCGGTGATCAACGCGGCGGAGGTCATGATGGTTGTTCCGCTCGGAGGGAGGACTCATCCTAGAGATG TGATCGGCATGGAGGGGCTCGCGAGAGGCTTCGCCAACCCGCCGTCGGACTGGAGCGGCGATCCTTGCTTGCCCGTGGGGAACTCCTGGACCGGCGTTTCCTGCAGCCAGGGTGCACTTGCTCGAGTAACTGCTCT CAACCTCACCAATTTCAGTGTTGGAGGGTCGATATCTGACCACATTGCTAATCTGACTGCAATCTCCAGCGT CTGGCTTGCGGGGAACAATCTGACAGGACAAATTCCAATCATGAGCTCCCTGCATCATTTGGCATCCTT GCACCTGGAGGACAACCATTTGACAGGGCCGATTCCTCCGTTGCTGGGAGACCTTCCAAGACTTCAGGAACT GTTTGTGCAGAACAACAATTTACAGGGCAACATTCCGATCGGCCTCAACAGAACGAGCATTACATTCAA GTACACACCTGGGAATAACCTTAACCAACAATAA